The genomic DNA CAGCCGCCGATTGTGGGTGATCGACATCAACGGATAGAACGCCCGCAACTCCCGCCCACAATCCTGCGGGTAATGCACCCCCGACACCCCGGCACACAACTCAAACCGCAGTTGCGGGTCGTCGCGCAACGTCTGTGCGACGACCGGCAGACGGGTGCGGTCGACGTCGAGGGTGAGCTGGTCGCGGTAGACCACCACCCGGTTGATCGCCGCGGCAAAAACATTGGCGCCCAGTGCTTCTGCGAGTCGGTCCACCGCTTCGTCGAACCAGCCGCCGTAGGGGCGTGGTGAGCCGCCCGGCAGGGCGACCTCGCGGATCAGCCGGCCGTAGCCGGAGGTGTCACCGGTGCCGGAGCCGCCGAACATACCGCGGCGCACGCCGATCACCTCCCTGTTCGTCACCTCCTCGTCCGTCATCGCAGCAACCCCGTCAGTTCGATGGTGGGCCTGGCGTTCAGGGCCGCTTTCTCCGCCGCCGCCACCACCTCGTCGCGGTGCACCCCCAACGGCATCTCGGCGATCTTGGCGTGCAGCGTGAGAATCGCGTGCAACAGCATCTCCGGCCGCGGCGGGCACCCGGGGAGGTAGATGTCGACCGGTACCACGTGGTCGACGCCCTGCACAATCGCGTAATTGTTGAACATCCCACCCGAGGACGCGCAAACACCCATCGCCAGAACCCATTTGGGCTCGGCCATCTGGTCATACACCTGCCGCAGCACCGGAGCCATCTTCTGCGACACCCGCCCCGCCACGATCATCAGATCCGCCTGCCGCGGCGTCGCCGAGAACCGCTCCATCCCAAAACGCGCGATGTCGAAACGCGGACCCGCCGTCGCCATCATCTCGATGGCACAGCACGCCAACCCGAACGTCGCCGGCCACAGCGACCCCTTACGCACAAACCCGGCCACCTTCTCGACCGTCGAGAGCAGGATCCCGCCGGGCAACTGTTCTTCTAATCCCATTCCAGACCACCTCGCCGCCATACGTAGGCATAGGCCACGAACACCGTGGCCATGAAGAGCAGCATCTCCACCAACGCGAACATCCCCAGCTGACCAAAGGACACCGCCCACGGATACAAGAAGACGATCTCGATGTCGAAGACAATGAAGAGCATCGCCGTCAGGTAGAACTTCACCGGGAACCGCGCCGCGCCCATGGGCTGGCGAGCCGGTTCGATCCCGCACTCATAGGCCTCCAACTTGGCCCGGTTGAACCGCCGCGGGCCGATCACCAGCGCAATCCCCACCGACACCACGGCGAACCCAGCGGCAATGGCACCGAGAACCAGGATGGGCGTGTAGACGTTCATTGCGTCAGCTCCCGTCACTGTGGTCTGTGTCTCGTTCATGCATCCATGTGAGCTGGGACACAGCCTACCGATCTTGACCGGCACCATGCCACATTTCGCTAGGATCGATCCGAGGGCCATCGGCCGGATTCAGCGTGCCGAACCGGCATGGGGCACAAGGCAATTGCTGCTGCCCTGTGAGGCTGTCCGTAATCGGCCGGTTATCGGCCCGTCATCAGCGCGAGATGCCGCGCAGCAGACCCGCGACCGCTTCACCCAGTCGGATGGGATCGATGGGGTGCGACACCGCGGCCTCCGCGCGTGACCACGTGGCCAGCCAGGCGTCGTCGGCCCGCCCGGTGAGCACCAGAATCGGTGGACAGACGTCGAGTTCGTCCTTGAGCTGCTTGGCCAGCCCCATGCCTCCGGTAGGCGCGGCTTCACCGTCCAGGATTGCCAGATCCACCTCTCCGGCGTCCATGTGCTGGATGACGACCGGGGCGGTGGCCACCTCGAGGTAACTCAACGGCGGCAGTCCCGGGTGAATCCGGGTTCCCAACGCCTGCATCACCTGCTCGCGGGTGCGGGCATTGTCGCTGTAGACCAGGACACGAACCGGAGCCTGGGTGTCGGGCACGGTCCCAGGCTAGGTCACTTCTGTTCCGGCTACCCGGATTTCACGAAGACGGCCGTGGCGGCCAGGGTGGTGTCGGTCTTGACCATGCCCAGAAGGTTGCCGTCGACCTCCCACTCGGTGCGGTCGACGAGTCCGGTGGCCGCGATCTGCACCGCTCCGTCGCTGAGTCGGGTGACCTCCGCCGGGAGCTCGAGTGGGCGCGAGACACCGCGCACGGTGAGGGTGCTGCGCAGTTGGGCCCGGGCGCCGGCCTGCTGCAGGGCGGTCACCACGACGCTGAGGGTGGGGAAGCGCTCGGCGTCGAAAAAATCCTCTGAACGCAGGTGTTCATCACGTTTCCGGTTGCCGGTGTCCAGCGAGGCTGCGGTGATGTCGAGGCGGCCGAAGGCGGTTCCGTCACCGAGCTGACCATCACCGCTTACCTCGGTGAACCGGCCCTTGACCGGCAGCAACCCCCAGAGTGAACGGCAGCGGAACGTCACCGCGGATCGGTCCGGCGTCAGTGTCCACACCCCGGTGTTGGCGGGGTCGGACAGCAGCGCTTCGAGAGCGGTCATGATCTCCAGGATGCCACTACCGGTAGCCGGGGTGCGCGGCGTCCAGCCGGTGGGCCACCAGTGTGCGCAGCACCGCGGTCACCTCCCGGGGGCGGTCGTCGAGGTCGCCCCGGCGGATCGCCGCGGCCAATTCGGCTTCGTCGGCATACCCCAGGCCCTGCACGGCGGCGAGCACCGGCGCCGCTGCGTCCGCGGACAGGAGTTCACGGTGCACCATGCGCAGCGCGTTGGCCGCCACCCGGGCATGAAAATTGACCGACCCGGTGGTGGCGTCGCGGACCTCGCCCTCGAGGAAGTCGGCCACCGCGGCCACCAGCTCGGCTGCATCCGGGCGCCCGTGCAGGCCGGTCATCCGCCCACCGCGCCGTCCAGCAGATCCAGCAGATCCCATTCGTTCTCACAGACCCGCCGGCCGATGGTGGCCAGTTCCACCGACGGGTGCTGCCCGGACAGATGCCGGTGCGCCTGGTACCGGCAGATGATGCCCCACTGCAGAGTGGCCTGTACCAGCCACCATCTGAAGGTCTCCCGGTCCAGCGCCGTGCCGGCCTCCCGCTCGTAGGCGCGAAGCAGGTCCTCGACGGAACCCAGCCCGCCGGCGGCCAGCTCCGGTGGCGCCCCGAACCGCCAGGCCCGGACGCAGAACCAGGCCAGGTCCTCGTAGCGCTCACCGCAGCCCACCAGCTCCCAGTCCAGGACGGCGGCCAGGCCGGTGCCGTGCTCGACGTCGACGATGAGGTTGCCCATCCGGAAATCACCGTGCACCAGGGTGGGATCTGTCGCCGGAGGCCTGTTGCGCTCCAACCAGCGCAGGGCCCACTCGAATGTGGCTGTGCTGTCGCCGATCTCGTCGAGCTGGTGGCGCCACTGCGTGAGCGGGTCCCGGGGGGAGAGCCCCGCGTCGGCGGGGTCCACCCGGTGGATCGCGGCCAGCGCCACAGCACACTGGGTCAGCAGCTGGGCCCGCCCGGCGTCGTCGAGGCCCCGCAGGATGCGTCGCACGATGGTCTCCCCGGCAACAGCCGCGCAGATCAGATACGGGCTGCCCAGAGCGGCGGCGGAATCGTCGGCGGCCAGAATCTGCGGCACCGGCGCCCCGGCCGCCGCGGCCAGCGACTGCACGCGGGCTTCGAGCTCCATGCCGGCGTGCACGTCGTCCGGTGGCCCACACCGCAGGATCAGCGGGGTGCTGCCGGCACCGCTGACGGCGGTGAACGACCACGTGGTGCGGCTGGCGCCGCCGGTGAGGGTGCGCAGATCCGCCACCGTGACCGTACCCAGTACGGGGCGCAGCACCTCGGCCACGGCCAGTGGGTTCACCGGCGGGACCCGAACTTCAGCATCCGCTGGGCCACCCGGCGGATCTGAATCTCCTCAGCTCCCTCGGTGATTCGATACCGGCGATGGTGGCGGTAGATGTGTTCGAACGGTTCGTGCCTGCTGTAGCCGATGCCGCCATGGATCTGCATCGCGCGGTCGGCGGCTTCACACACCAGTCGGTTGGCCCGGTAGTTCGCCATCGAGACCTTGTCCGAGACCTCCATGTGGTGGTCGCGATCGAGATGCCAGGCGGCGTAATAGACGAGCAGCCGGACCATCTGGGCCTCGGTCTGCAGTTCGGCCAGCGGCCACTGCACCGCCTGATTGATCGACAGCGGTTTGCCGAACACCACGCGCTCGCCGGCGTACGCCGCGGCCCGGTCAATGCAGTACTGCGCCGCGCCCAGGCTGCTCGCAGCCTGACGGATCCTGTTCTCGTGCAGGAAGGTCTGGCCGACCTCCAGCCCGTGGTCCATCTCGCCCAGCACGGCGTCGGCGGAGACCCGGACATCCGTGAGGGTGACCTCGCCGTGGTCGCTGGGCATGTTGAACGTCCACCAGTAGAAGGGCACCTCGAAACCCGGGGTGTCCGTGGGGACCAGGAAAGCGGTGATGCCGGTGGCCGATCCGGCGTCGCCGGACGTGCGTGCGAAGACCAGATCGTGGGTGGCCCGGTGCACGCCGGTGTTCCACCGTTTGGTCCCGTTGATCACCCACCCTGCGTCTGCCCCTGAGCCGTCTGGCTCAGCGGTGGTCTCCAGCCAGGTGGCGTCGGAGCCGTGGTTGGGTTCGGTGAGCCCGAAAGCCATGGACCGGGTGCCGGTGAGCATGGCCTCGATCCATTCGGCCTTCTGCTCCTCGGTGCCGAACCGGTCCATCATGATCACCTGCGGGAAGTTGCCCACGATGGAGGACTCGTCCTGCAGATCGTTGTGCAACCCCAGGCCCTTGTGCGCCAGATGCTCCCGGATCACCGCCATGTCGAGGTTGCTGCCGCCACGGCCGCCGAACCGGGTGGGTAGGCCGTAGCGCAGCCATCCGGCCTTGTCGGCGCGGCGGCGCATCTCGTCGAGCAGGTCCTCCCACTCCCGCCTCGGCACGCCACCGTTGTCGAGGTCGGTCCTGGCGAACTCGCGACGCCGGTCGAAGTACTGCATGTTCTCGCGTTCCAGCGGCCGGATCTCGGCGTCGATGAACGCGTCCATCTCGGCGAGAACCCCCGGAAGGTGTTCTGGCAGGGTGAAATCCACGGTGATCCCTCTCTCGGCCGTCAGTGGCCGTACACGGTCTTGCGCCAGACGGTCGCCAATGTGCGTACGGCGTCCCGGTCATCGGTGCTCACGCCCAGTGCGGCGGCGTCCGCGCGCAGGTACACGGTGGTGAACTGCTCGAACAGCAGGGCGATGGCCAAGGCGATGTGATCGGGGTCGAGATCGCGGCTGTAGCCCTGCTGCTGGGCGTGTGTCACGGTGGCGCGGACGATGTCCATGCCGAACCGGCGGAACTCGTTCTGGACCTCGGCGAAGCGGGCCTGTCCCGCGCTCAGCTGGTCCACCGCCACCATGATGCCGATGTTCTGTTTGAACATGTTCCAGTAGCCGGTGACGGCAGCGGTGAAGAAAGCATGGTCGTCGGGAGACTCGGGTAGACCGACCGGCGAGGGCTGCACGACGTCCTGCAGAAAGGACTCTGCGAGTACGGCCAGCAGGTCTTCCTTGTCGTCGTAGTAGCGGTAGAACGCCGCGGCGGACTTGCCTGCGGCCGCGGTGATGTCAGCCAGCGTGGTCTGATGAAAACCGCGTTCGGCGAACAGCTTTCGAGCAGCCTGGGCCAGCGCTGCTCTGGTCTGAAGGCCCTTCGGGGTCAGCTCGGACGGCATGGCGGACCCAGGATCCGGTCACCGGCGCGCAACAGGGCACTGGGCAGTTCGTGACCCACCAGCCGCTGTGCCACGGCGGCGGCGTCGATGGTGGCAGACAGGTCGACGTCGGTGCGGATTCCGCTGTCGCGCAGCAGGTACACCAGCTCCTCGGTGGCGATGTTGCCGCTGGCGCCGGGGGCGAACGGACAACCACCCAGTCCGCCCACCGACGCGTCGAGGCGGGTGACCCCGGCGCCGATGGCGGCGTAGGCGCAGGCCAGACCCGCGCCGCGGGTGTTGTGGAAATGGGCGCCCAGTGGCAATGATCCGACTGCCGCCCGCACCCGGTCGATCAGGCTCACGACGCGGCCAGGGGTGGCGGTGCCGATGGTGTCGGCGATGGCGAGGCGGTCTGCGCCCGCGGCTGTCGCCGCTGAGATCACCTCCAGGACCCGCTCGGGTGGGGTCGGTCCGTCGAACGGGCAGTCCCACGCGGTCGCGATGATCACCTCGACGCGGGCACCGGCGTCATGGGCGATGCTCGCGATCTCAGCGATCTGGCCACTGGCCTCGGTGCTGCTGCGCCCCACGTTGGCGCGGCTGTGCCCGTCGGCCGCCGAGACCACGTACTCGATGCTGCGCAGCCCTGCGGCGATGGCGCGTCTGGCGCCGTTGGGGCTGGCCACCAGCGCCGAGAACTCCACACCCTGATCGAAATCCGCCAGGGCGGCAGCCAGTTCGGCGGCATCGGCCAGCGCCGGTACCTTGCTGGGTGAGACGAACGCGGTGGCTTCGACCTCACGCACACCGGTGGCGACGATGGCCTCGAGCAGTTCGATCTTGGCGCTCAAGGAGATCGGCGTCTCGATCTGCAGGCCGTCGCGCAGGGCCACCTCGCGAATGGTGACGTCGGGGGCGCTCACAGCACACCGTCGGCTTTCAGCTGGGCCAGCTCGTCGCCGGTGCGGCCCAAGAGCTCGCCGTAGATCTCCTGATTGTGCTGGCCGGGATGCGCCGAGCCGGAAAAGCGCACGGAGCCCGGTGATTCGGAGAGCGCCGGCACCACACCGGGGCCCAGCACGGTGCGCTGCACCCGGTCGTCCCAGTGCTCCACCAGCATGCCCCGGGCTCGCAGTTGTGGATCCTGCACCACCTCGGCGACGGTGTTGATGGGGCCGGCGATGACACCGGCGGCCGACAGCGTGGTGATGATGTCGTCGGGCTGCCGCTGGGCCGCCCAGTCGCCGATGATCGCGTCCAGCTCGTCCTGGTTGCGGCCGCGGGCTGCGTGGTCGGCGAAGCGTTCGTCTCCTGCGAGCTCGGGTTGGCCCATCGCGGCGCACAATCGGCGGAACACTGTGTCCTGGTTGGCGGCGATCACCACCCAGCTCCCGTCAGCGCTGCGGTAGATGTTCGACGGGGCGATGCCTTCCAGGCGGGTGCCCGACGGTCCGCGGACCACCCCTCCGACGTCGTAATCGGGAATGGTCGATTCCTGCACGGCCAGGCAGGATTCGGTCAGGGCGGTGTCGACCACCTGGCCTTCGCCGGTGACGGTGCGCCGGTACAGCGCCGCCAGCGCGCCCTGGGCGGCGAACATGCCGGCCAGGCTGTCGCCCAGGGACAGGGCCAGCCGGGGTGGGGGACCGCCGGGGAATCCGTTCAGGTGGCGCAGCCCGCTGGACGCCTCGGCGACCGAGGCGTAGCCCGCCCGGTGGGCGTCGGGACCGGTCTGCCCGTACCCGGAGACCCGCACCAGGATGATGCCGCGGTTGCGCGCGTGGAGCACGTCGTAGCCGAGGTCCCACCGCTCCAGGGTGCCGGGGCGGAAGTTCTCGACGATGACGTCGCTGCAGTCCACGAGTTCCAAGAACAACTCGCGGCCTGCCGGGGTGCGCAGGTCCAGGGTGACGGCCTTCTTGTTGCGGGCGTGCACCGTCCAGAAGAACCGGTGTCCGTCCAACTCAGCCTGACCCCAGGTGCGCAACGGATCGGGGGCACCGGGTGGTTCGATCTTGATGACCTCGGCGCCCATGTCACCGAGGAGTCGGCCGGCGAACGGACCCGAGATCAGGGTGCCGACCTCCAGCACCCGGATTCCAGCCAGTGCCCCTGCAGCCGCTGTCATCAGACCTCCTGGGAGAAACCGTGTCGGTGCAACCAGTCGGTGCACAGACCGACCGCCTCCCGTAGCGTCTCACGTTGCGCGGGACCGGCGTAGTAGTGGTTGGCACCGGAGATCTCGTACATCTCCTTGTCCGGGTGCCCGATGGCCTCGAAGAGTCGGCGGGTGTGGCTGGGAGTGCACGCATCGTCGGCGAGATTGCCGATCACCAGTGCGGGCACGTCGATGTCGGGCCCGGCCTTCACCCCATCGCCGTTGGCGTCGTCATAACTCCATTGCGACAGCCAGCTGCGGAGGGTACAGAACCGCGCCAGGCCCACCGGGCTCATGTTCACCACGCGGGGGTCACCCAGATAGCACGTGCCGGGAGCGCGCTCATTGGGGTCGACAGTCGGATCCAGCCACCGGGGGTCGGCCATGGTGCCGTGGACCACGAAGGCGAATTCGTCCTCGGCGCGTCCGGCCGCGCGCAGGGCAGCCAACTTGTCCTTCACCCAGGCGGTGATGCGACGGTTGCGGGCGACCTGCGCGGCGCGGTAGCGGTCCAGGAACTCCGGGGTGTACGGCGGTTTATTCGGGTTGTCGGGGTGGTAGAGGTCCAGCTCCGGGTCGCGCCGGTCCGGGTCGGATTCGTCGAGGATCGACGCATCCAGCCATTCGGTGAGTGTGCCGTGTCTGCTGATGTGCGCGGCGAGCAGCATGATGGCGTCGGCGGGGATGAGGCCGAGCCGGGTCAGATCCGGGCCGTCGCCCGATGGGCTCGCAGTC from Mycolicibacterium tokaiense includes the following:
- a CDS encoding NADH-quinone oxidoreductase subunit C, coding for MTDEEVTNREVIGVRRGMFGGSGTGDTSGYGRLIREVALPGGSPRPYGGWFDEAVDRLAEALGANVFAAAINRVVVYRDQLTLDVDRTRLPVVAQTLRDDPQLRFELCAGVSGVHYPQDCGRELRAFYPLMSITHNRRLQVEVACPDADPHVPSLFSVYPTVDWHERETYDFFGIIFDGHPALTRIEMPDDWIGHPQRKDYPLGGVPVQYHGATIAPPDQRRSYT
- a CDS encoding NuoB/complex I 20 kDa subunit family protein, which gives rise to MGLEEQLPGGILLSTVEKVAGFVRKGSLWPATFGLACCAIEMMATAGPRFDIARFGMERFSATPRQADLMIVAGRVSQKMAPVLRQVYDQMAEPKWVLAMGVCASSGGMFNNYAIVQGVDHVVPVDIYLPGCPPRPEMLLHAILTLHAKIAEMPLGVHRDEVVAAAEKAALNARPTIELTGLLR
- a CDS encoding NADH-quinone oxidoreductase subunit A — its product is MNVYTPILVLGAIAAGFAVVSVGIALVIGPRRFNRAKLEAYECGIEPARQPMGAARFPVKFYLTAMLFIVFDIEIVFLYPWAVSFGQLGMFALVEMLLFMATVFVAYAYVWRRGGLEWD
- a CDS encoding Rv3143 family two-component system response regulator, with amino-acid sequence MPDTQAPVRVLVYSDNARTREQVMQALGTRIHPGLPPLSYLEVATAPVVIQHMDAGEVDLAILDGEAAPTGGMGLAKQLKDELDVCPPILVLTGRADDAWLATWSRAEAAVSHPIDPIRLGEAVAGLLRGISR
- a CDS encoding YceI family protein, whose translation is MTALEALLSDPANTGVWTLTPDRSAVTFRCRSLWGLLPVKGRFTEVSGDGQLGDGTAFGRLDITAASLDTGNRKRDEHLRSEDFFDAERFPTLSVVVTALQQAGARAQLRSTLTVRGVSRPLELPAEVTRLSDGAVQIAATGLVDRTEWEVDGNLLGMVKTDTTLAATAVFVKSG
- a CDS encoding DUF6285 domain-containing protein, coding for MTGLHGRPDAAELVAAVADFLEGEVRDATTGSVNFHARVAANALRMVHRELLSADAAAPVLAAVQGLGYADEAELAAAIRRGDLDDRPREVTAVLRTLVAHRLDAAHPGYR
- a CDS encoding phosphotransferase family protein, with amino-acid sequence MNPLAVAEVLRPVLGTVTVADLRTLTGGASRTTWSFTAVSGAGSTPLILRCGPPDDVHAGMELEARVQSLAAAAGAPVPQILAADDSAAALGSPYLICAAVAGETIVRRILRGLDDAGRAQLLTQCAVALAAIHRVDPADAGLSPRDPLTQWRHQLDEIGDSTATFEWALRWLERNRPPATDPTLVHGDFRMGNLIVDVEHGTGLAAVLDWELVGCGERYEDLAWFCVRAWRFGAPPELAAGGLGSVEDLLRAYEREAGTALDRETFRWWLVQATLQWGIICRYQAHRHLSGQHPSVELATIGRRVCENEWDLLDLLDGAVGG
- a CDS encoding acyl-CoA dehydrogenase family protein; the encoded protein is MDFTLPEHLPGVLAEMDAFIDAEIRPLERENMQYFDRRREFARTDLDNGGVPRREWEDLLDEMRRRADKAGWLRYGLPTRFGGRGGSNLDMAVIREHLAHKGLGLHNDLQDESSIVGNFPQVIMMDRFGTEEQKAEWIEAMLTGTRSMAFGLTEPNHGSDATWLETTAEPDGSGADAGWVINGTKRWNTGVHRATHDLVFARTSGDAGSATGITAFLVPTDTPGFEVPFYWWTFNMPSDHGEVTLTDVRVSADAVLGEMDHGLEVGQTFLHENRIRQAASSLGAAQYCIDRAAAYAGERVVFGKPLSINQAVQWPLAELQTEAQMVRLLVYYAAWHLDRDHHMEVSDKVSMANYRANRLVCEAADRAMQIHGGIGYSRHEPFEHIYRHHRRYRITEGAEEIQIRRVAQRMLKFGSRR
- a CDS encoding TetR/AcrR family transcriptional regulator, producing the protein MPSELTPKGLQTRAALAQAARKLFAERGFHQTTLADITAAAGKSAAAFYRYYDDKEDLLAVLAESFLQDVVQPSPVGLPESPDDHAFFTAAVTGYWNMFKQNIGIMVAVDQLSAGQARFAEVQNEFRRFGMDIVRATVTHAQQQGYSRDLDPDHIALAIALLFEQFTTVYLRADAAALGVSTDDRDAVRTLATVWRKTVYGH
- a CDS encoding hydroxymethylglutaryl-CoA lyase; the protein is MSAPDVTIREVALRDGLQIETPISLSAKIELLEAIVATGVREVEATAFVSPSKVPALADAAELAAALADFDQGVEFSALVASPNGARRAIAAGLRSIEYVVSAADGHSRANVGRSSTEASGQIAEIASIAHDAGARVEVIIATAWDCPFDGPTPPERVLEVISAATAAGADRLAIADTIGTATPGRVVSLIDRVRAAVGSLPLGAHFHNTRGAGLACAYAAIGAGVTRLDASVGGLGGCPFAPGASGNIATEELVYLLRDSGIRTDVDLSATIDAAAVAQRLVGHELPSALLRAGDRILGPPCRPS
- a CDS encoding CaiB/BaiF CoA transferase family protein, with product MTAAAGALAGIRVLEVGTLISGPFAGRLLGDMGAEVIKIEPPGAPDPLRTWGQAELDGHRFFWTVHARNKKAVTLDLRTPAGRELFLELVDCSDVIVENFRPGTLERWDLGYDVLHARNRGIILVRVSGYGQTGPDAHRAGYASVAEASSGLRHLNGFPGGPPPRLALSLGDSLAGMFAAQGALAALYRRTVTGEGQVVDTALTESCLAVQESTIPDYDVGGVVRGPSGTRLEGIAPSNIYRSADGSWVVIAANQDTVFRRLCAAMGQPELAGDERFADHAARGRNQDELDAIIGDWAAQRQPDDIITTLSAAGVIAGPINTVAEVVQDPQLRARGMLVEHWDDRVQRTVLGPGVVPALSESPGSVRFSGSAHPGQHNQEIYGELLGRTGDELAQLKADGVL
- a CDS encoding alpha/beta hydrolase: MSHSYDRVPYLIAFQNTSAVRDVYGGVAELVVLESYLLRPQKPSDTVLVFMHPIGGGAYLPMINALARAGHHVIYCNSRFRGTDSALLMEKVVEDLGECIKDAKNRLGYSKVVLAGWSGGGSLSVFYQQQARTPTVTASPSGDGPDLTRLGLIPADAIMLLAAHISRHGTLTEWLDASILDESDPDRRDPELDLYHPDNPNKPPYTPEFLDRYRAAQVARNRRITAWVKDKLAALRAAGRAEDEFAFVVHGTMADPRWLDPTVDPNERAPGTCYLGDPRVVNMSPVGLARFCTLRSWLSQWSYDDANGDGVKAGPDIDVPALVIGNLADDACTPSHTRRLFEAIGHPDKEMYEISGANHYYAGPAQRETLREAVGLCTDWLHRHGFSQEV